Proteins from a single region of Sandaracinaceae bacterium:
- a CDS encoding quinone oxidoreductase has translation MHYAIRIEAPGGPEVLHEHSAPLAPPGPHEVQITQSAVGLDFIDCYHRSGLYPLGSMPHGIGLEAAGVITACGAAVDPTQLGVGERVVYLSRPPGAYASARNVLAEHCVLLPRGVSEEVAAASMLKGLTAEYLAHRVVPLEPGMRALVHAAAGGTGSLLCQWLTARGVEVIGTVGSESKVDVARGHGCAEVLVDGDGERPLPERVRTTGSGGGVHVVYDSIGLRTFQASLACLARRGMLVSFGNASGPPAPLDVLSLSTNGSLFLTRPTLFDYVATRAELVAASERLFDAIERGVLKVPIHQRWPLRAAREAHRALEARETTGASVLIP, from the coding sequence ATGCACTACGCCATCCGCATCGAGGCGCCCGGGGGCCCCGAGGTGCTGCACGAGCACTCCGCCCCGCTCGCGCCGCCCGGCCCGCACGAGGTCCAGATCACGCAGAGCGCCGTGGGGCTCGACTTCATCGACTGCTATCACCGCAGCGGGCTCTACCCGCTCGGCAGCATGCCGCACGGCATCGGGCTCGAGGCCGCGGGGGTGATCACTGCCTGCGGTGCTGCGGTCGACCCGACGCAGCTGGGCGTGGGCGAGCGCGTGGTGTACCTGTCTCGTCCGCCTGGTGCGTATGCCAGCGCTCGCAACGTGCTGGCCGAGCACTGCGTGCTGCTGCCGCGCGGCGTGTCCGAGGAGGTGGCCGCCGCGTCCATGCTGAAGGGGCTGACGGCCGAGTACCTGGCGCACCGCGTGGTGCCCCTCGAGCCCGGCATGCGCGCGCTGGTGCACGCTGCGGCTGGCGGCACGGGCTCGCTCCTGTGCCAGTGGCTGACCGCGCGGGGCGTCGAAGTGATCGGCACGGTGGGCAGCGAGAGCAAGGTGGACGTGGCGCGCGGGCACGGCTGCGCGGAGGTGCTGGTGGACGGCGACGGCGAGCGCCCGCTGCCCGAGCGTGTGCGTACGACCGGCAGCGGAGGTGGCGTGCACGTCGTCTACGACTCCATCGGACTGCGGACGTTTCAGGCGTCGCTCGCGTGCCTCGCGCGGCGCGGCATGCTGGTGTCGTTCGGGAACGCGTCGGGCCCGCCCGCGCCCCTGGACGTGCTCTCGCTCTCCACCAACGGCTCGCTCTTCCTCACGCGGCCCACGCTGTTCGACTACGTGGCCACGCGCGCCGAGCTGGTGGCCGCCAGCGAGCGCCTGTTCGACGCCATCGAGCGGGGCGTGCTGAAGGTGCCCATCCACCAGCGCTGGCCGCTGCGCGCGGCCCGAGAGGCGCACCGGGCGCTGGAGGCGCGCGAGACCACGGGTGCGTCCGTGCTCATCCCGTGA
- a CDS encoding transposase codes for MPNVVALHEEDRDLVDLQVALARVEAANAKLRAVIKLLLALLAVRGGRIASHFVPTGSDKVRLLAAVRRAEPVLGKRAALRVLGLAPERAREWNRRALECQLDDASSCPNQTPQQLTPNERRTIREYVTDFALRHLSVASLALLAARREDAVASASTWHREVRRQGLRRPRKRIHPRRPKVGVRASAPNEIWHIDASKVRLIDDTVVWVHGVIDNYSRKILAWTIGGTCRSDATSELLRQAVQLLPDRDSIVTVVTDGGSENVAVENDVFAGLIRRVRAQVDVAYSNSLIESFWAQLKHRWLYLHDLDTVAALQALVATFVEDHNTLIPRAALGGRTPDEVFFRREVDLPEQLGAARRRACVERVQFNQARASCGGCDGPGRTTSRREAVDG; via the coding sequence GTGCCCAACGTCGTTGCGTTGCATGAGGAGGATCGCGACCTGGTTGATCTCCAGGTCGCGCTGGCCCGGGTCGAAGCCGCGAACGCGAAGCTGCGCGCCGTCATCAAGCTGCTGCTCGCGCTCCTTGCCGTTCGCGGAGGACGCATCGCGAGCCACTTCGTGCCCACCGGATCCGACAAGGTGCGTCTGCTCGCGGCGGTCCGCCGGGCTGAGCCTGTGTTGGGCAAGCGCGCTGCGCTGCGTGTCCTTGGGTTGGCGCCGGAGCGTGCGCGCGAGTGGAACCGTCGCGCTCTCGAGTGCCAGCTCGACGACGCCTCCTCGTGTCCAAACCAGACCCCGCAGCAGCTCACCCCCAACGAGCGTCGGACCATCCGCGAGTACGTCACCGACTTCGCTCTTCGGCACCTCTCGGTCGCGTCCTTGGCGTTGCTTGCTGCACGCCGCGAGGACGCCGTCGCCTCTGCATCAACCTGGCACCGTGAGGTCCGGCGTCAGGGCCTTCGCCGGCCTCGCAAGCGGATCCATCCTCGCCGCCCGAAGGTAGGCGTGCGCGCGTCCGCTCCCAACGAGATCTGGCACATCGACGCCAGCAAGGTCCGGCTCATCGACGACACCGTCGTCTGGGTCCACGGGGTCATCGACAACTACAGCCGCAAGATCCTGGCCTGGACCATCGGCGGAACTTGCAGGTCGGACGCGACCAGCGAGCTGCTCCGCCAGGCCGTCCAGCTGCTCCCTGACCGCGACAGCATCGTCACGGTGGTCACGGACGGCGGCTCCGAGAACGTCGCGGTCGAGAACGACGTTTTCGCGGGCCTGATTCGGCGGGTGCGCGCCCAGGTGGACGTGGCGTACTCGAACTCGCTCATCGAGTCCTTCTGGGCGCAGCTGAAGCACCGGTGGCTGTATCTCCACGACCTCGACACGGTCGCTGCGCTGCAAGCGCTCGTCGCGACCTTTGTCGAGGACCACAACACCTTGATCCCCCGCGCCGCTCTCGGCGGGCGCACACCCGACGAGGTCTTCTTCCGGCGCGAGGTGGACCTCCCCGAGCAACTCGGCGCGGCTCGCCGTCGAGCATGTGTCGAGCGCGTTCAGTTCAACCAGGCTCGTGCCAGCTGCGGAGGCTGCGACGGACCTGGCCGCACGACCTCGAGAAGGGAGGCGGTCGACGGCTGA
- a CDS encoding pentapeptide repeat-containing protein — MSDPSLVPDQAAVALLNPAVGADSPVEELSFADAQLPMSSLPRLNLRYSGGSGVDFRGSDLTESQFCECGFPASDFRWAVLDFAWAFDTSFAESKFDEVEAAGLELVSCDLRGSSWTAAQLAGARWRWSLADTYPHVERADFTGADFTKAELTGGRFDGASFKDVTFVDATLVDCDFRGACIDGACFDGATLQDVKFDPGRGPTS; from the coding sequence ATGTCTGACCCCTCCTTGGTTCCGGACCAGGCTGCGGTCGCGCTTCTGAACCCTGCGGTGGGCGCGGACAGTCCCGTGGAGGAGCTCTCGTTCGCGGACGCGCAGCTGCCGATGTCATCGCTGCCGCGCCTCAACCTCCGCTACTCGGGCGGCAGCGGGGTCGACTTCCGCGGCTCGGACCTGACCGAGAGCCAGTTCTGCGAGTGTGGCTTCCCGGCGAGCGACTTTCGCTGGGCCGTGCTCGACTTCGCGTGGGCGTTCGACACCTCGTTCGCCGAGTCCAAGTTCGACGAGGTCGAAGCGGCCGGCCTAGAACTCGTCAGCTGCGACCTACGCGGCTCCTCGTGGACCGCAGCACAGCTCGCTGGTGCACGTTGGCGCTGGTCCCTGGCTGACACCTACCCCCACGTCGAGCGCGCCGACTTCACGGGCGCCGACTTCACCAAGGCCGAGCTCACTGGCGGGCGCTTCGACGGGGCATCGTTCAAGGACGTAACCTTTGTGGACGCGACCCTCGTCGACTGCGACTTCCGCGGCGCGTGCATAGACGGTGCGTGCTTCGACGGTGCGACCCTCCAAGACGTGAAGTTCGACCCGGGTCGAGGGCCCACCAGCTAG
- a CDS encoding RHS domain-containing protein has translation MDVITGEVRDKAIEFSLRGPARFEWRRYYGTLHVNDQRGNGWGHRHEFDRLLRFDLDGVRYERPDGVVVEFGHLEHVGDRDTRQGHVLVRVGDDLYQVRTAGAPAYEFRRDFGPKRRVALLTRMYEGLHEARFEYDSHERLVGVVDYAERTLRVEWDREGLLRSVVWLTPEGQRQLLVYEYDRYGFLLGGKDAYGKAFAFSYDDAGYMTRKVNRRGHAFEYAYDGAGRCTRARGEHGEVALLLTYLPTKQCTLVTHEENGAQWWYRYEPTGTLLEIEDPYGGIRSFQLDERGQPVAEVDATGQVYPYVRDAAGAVLGKRDPTGHVRPLDAAPHEVAAALEYEGPEVALEWEHGRLVPLGFDVPWSGSLPPQVPAAARAALAGAEVAGVEREERDAFDTLVRVEKSMGGEVLRRTYRYDGTGNLERYTDFDGGTWEYVFREWTACVEAHDPLGGVTRFERSGWNDLLGVVDPGGTESRYEYDLKRRLVTVQRHDRVRERYTYDAVDRLSAKLREDGTPLVQYTHGPGALLQKRATCDGQEETFEHDARGYKTLAANAAGACTFEHTAAGRRKADLRDDEGVRVRFAGERVLGISTLGVGVQYHYPSADTVLVVDPTDRVHRVQRLGAGIVQRDLASGVTEVSQHDGRGHCLSKTRFRGGADRVERPWARRFWRSGEGDLRAREDSLRGTTRYAYDAAHRLATVTHADGRQEAYTHDAAGNLRQKPGLRDAHVGGRDDGLVQLDRGNRLYRANGDRFAYDERDHVRSRSGAWGKLVYEHDALDRLRRISFAAADAGEVYPPGHPAYGLELHRYGAPETVWEADYDALGRRTEVRAYGRDADGARVCERSRFWWYGDRLAAEEGPTGSLRVYVYIDERALVPFMAVDYASREEAAERPEDGERYYYFTDHRGCPERVEDDGGEVVWEATVHPYGECEVHVGADFHQPLRFPGHYHDATTGLHCNRFRYYSPELGRYLESDPVGIQGGLNLYGYCADGNPLRDVDLRGLNKPCPGNCPQQTPPEELAAAEGTDPPQAGGDASAPRRTDDEALGSDDHLTPEQRRHFRRRIIAAQTAGDAAGARQARYDRNCTSRDNRGMPHRDPAAWQADATRAQANRDGSRGPERDGREALGRHLGAEIGDNNSGTTDRTGGTRPDGLGRRPDGTPIIHDHKHSRTDNPNNPQAVSNTPQLEAQRGLGGEHHVTLSSEHPDLAGTPPRPRPTGPLAESDSHVHYVETAPPPGGGDPVPTVTHTWGPGPEGEPAGWQPATHGSGPGRVRWSSASRQWVSAPE, from the coding sequence GTGGACGTAATCACGGGCGAGGTACGGGACAAGGCGATCGAGTTCTCGCTGCGCGGTCCCGCGCGCTTCGAGTGGCGGCGCTACTACGGTACGCTCCACGTGAACGACCAGCGTGGCAACGGCTGGGGACACCGCCACGAGTTCGATCGACTGTTGCGCTTCGATCTGGACGGAGTGCGCTACGAGAGACCGGACGGCGTCGTCGTCGAGTTTGGTCACCTCGAGCACGTCGGGGACCGCGACACCCGTCAGGGCCACGTGCTGGTGCGCGTGGGCGACGACCTGTATCAGGTGCGCACGGCCGGTGCGCCCGCGTACGAGTTCCGCCGGGACTTCGGCCCCAAGCGGCGCGTGGCGCTGCTGACGCGCATGTACGAGGGGCTGCACGAGGCGCGCTTCGAGTACGACAGCCACGAGCGGTTGGTGGGCGTCGTGGACTACGCGGAGCGGACACTGCGCGTGGAGTGGGACCGCGAGGGGCTGCTGCGCTCTGTGGTGTGGCTGACGCCCGAGGGGCAGCGGCAGCTGCTGGTGTACGAGTACGACCGCTACGGGTTCTTGCTGGGCGGCAAGGACGCTTACGGCAAGGCGTTTGCGTTCAGCTACGACGACGCCGGCTACATGACCCGCAAGGTCAACCGGCGCGGGCACGCCTTCGAGTACGCGTACGACGGCGCCGGGCGTTGCACGCGGGCGCGCGGCGAGCACGGCGAGGTGGCGCTGCTGCTGACGTACCTGCCCACGAAGCAGTGCACGCTGGTGACGCACGAAGAGAACGGCGCGCAGTGGTGGTACCGGTACGAGCCCACGGGGACGCTGCTGGAGATTGAAGACCCGTACGGCGGCATCCGGTCGTTCCAGCTCGACGAGCGCGGGCAGCCTGTGGCGGAAGTGGACGCGACCGGGCAGGTCTACCCGTACGTGCGCGACGCGGCGGGTGCGGTGCTCGGCAAGCGCGACCCCACGGGGCACGTGCGCCCGCTGGACGCGGCCCCGCACGAAGTGGCTGCGGCGCTCGAGTACGAAGGCCCCGAGGTGGCGCTCGAGTGGGAGCACGGCCGGCTGGTGCCGTTGGGCTTCGACGTGCCGTGGTCGGGCTCGTTGCCGCCGCAGGTGCCGGCCGCGGCGCGGGCCGCGCTGGCCGGTGCGGAGGTGGCGGGGGTCGAGCGGGAAGAGCGCGACGCGTTCGACACGCTGGTGCGCGTGGAGAAGTCGATGGGCGGCGAGGTGCTGCGGCGGACGTACCGCTACGACGGCACCGGGAACCTCGAGCGCTACACGGACTTCGACGGAGGCACGTGGGAGTACGTGTTCCGGGAGTGGACGGCGTGTGTCGAGGCGCACGACCCGCTGGGCGGGGTGACGCGCTTCGAGCGCAGCGGCTGGAACGACCTGCTGGGCGTGGTGGACCCCGGCGGCACCGAGAGCCGCTACGAGTACGACCTGAAGCGGCGGCTGGTGACGGTGCAGCGCCACGACAGGGTACGCGAACGCTACACGTACGACGCGGTGGACCGGCTGAGCGCGAAGCTGCGTGAGGACGGCACGCCGCTGGTGCAGTACACGCACGGCCCGGGCGCGTTGCTGCAGAAGCGCGCGACGTGCGACGGGCAGGAAGAGACGTTCGAGCACGACGCGCGGGGGTACAAGACGCTCGCCGCGAACGCCGCGGGCGCGTGCACGTTCGAGCACACGGCGGCGGGGCGTCGCAAAGCGGACCTGCGTGACGACGAGGGCGTGCGTGTGCGCTTTGCGGGCGAGCGCGTGCTGGGCATCAGCACGCTGGGCGTGGGGGTGCAGTACCACTACCCGAGCGCCGACACGGTGCTGGTGGTGGACCCGACGGACCGTGTGCACCGCGTGCAGCGGCTGGGCGCGGGCATCGTGCAGCGGGACCTGGCGAGCGGCGTGACGGAGGTCTCGCAGCACGACGGGCGCGGGCACTGCCTGAGCAAGACGCGCTTCCGCGGTGGGGCGGACCGCGTGGAGCGCCCGTGGGCGCGGCGCTTCTGGCGCTCGGGTGAAGGAGACCTCCGGGCGCGGGAGGACTCGCTGCGCGGGACCACGCGCTACGCGTATGACGCCGCGCACCGGCTCGCGACGGTCACGCACGCGGACGGCCGGCAAGAGGCGTACACGCACGACGCGGCCGGCAACCTCCGCCAGAAGCCTGGGCTGCGCGACGCGCACGTGGGCGGGCGCGACGACGGGCTGGTGCAGCTGGACCGCGGGAACCGGCTGTACCGCGCGAACGGGGACCGGTTCGCGTACGACGAGCGGGACCATGTCCGGTCGCGTTCGGGAGCGTGGGGCAAGCTGGTCTACGAGCACGACGCGCTGGACCGCTTGCGGCGCATCTCGTTCGCGGCGGCCGACGCGGGCGAGGTGTACCCGCCGGGGCACCCCGCGTACGGCCTCGAGCTGCACCGCTATGGCGCGCCGGAGACGGTGTGGGAAGCGGACTACGACGCGCTCGGCAGGCGCACCGAGGTGCGCGCCTACGGACGCGACGCGGACGGCGCGCGGGTGTGCGAGCGCAGCCGGTTCTGGTGGTACGGGGACAGGCTCGCTGCAGAAGAAGGACCCACCGGGTCCCTGCGCGTGTACGTGTACATCGACGAGCGCGCGCTGGTGCCGTTCATGGCGGTGGACTACGCGTCGCGCGAGGAAGCCGCCGAGCGCCCAGAGGATGGCGAGCGCTACTACTACTTCACCGACCACCGGGGCTGCCCCGAGCGCGTGGAGGACGACGGCGGCGAGGTGGTGTGGGAAGCCACCGTGCATCCCTACGGCGAGTGCGAAGTGCACGTCGGCGCGGACTTCCACCAGCCGCTGCGCTTCCCGGGGCACTACCACGACGCGACCACCGGCCTGCACTGCAACCGATTTCGGTACTACTCCCCCGAGCTCGGTCGGTATCTGGAGAGTGACCCGGTCGGCATCCAGGGCGGCCTCAACCTGTACGGCTACTGCGCCGATGGGAACCCGCTGCGGGACGTGGATCTACGCGGGCTCAACAAGCCCTGCCCTGGGAACTGCCCGCAGCAGACCCCGCCGGAGGAGTTGGCTGCGGCCGAGGGCACGGACCCACCACAGGCGGGCGGCGATGCGAGTGCGCCTCGTCGGACGGATGATGAAGCGCTCGGGTCGGACGACCACCTCACGCCAGAGCAGCGACGGCACTTCCGCCGTCGCATTATCGCTGCGCAAACCGCTGGCGACGCAGCCGGCGCCCGACAGGCGCGCTATGACCGCAACTGCACATCGCGTGACAATCGAGGAATGCCGCACCGTGACCCAGCTGCATGGCAAGCTGACGCCACCCGCGCGCAGGCCAACCGTGACGGCTCTCGTGGACCCGAGCGAGATGGTCGCGAGGCGCTGGGGCGGCACTTGGGTGCGGAGATTGGCGACAACAACTCCGGTACAACCGACCGCACAGGAGGCACCCGTCCCGATGGTCTCGGACGCCGCCCCGACGGGACACCGATCATCCATGACCACAAGCACTCCCGCACCGACAACCCAAACAACCCGCAGGCCGTATCGAACACGCCTCAGCTGGAAGCTCAGCGTGGACTGGGCGGCGAGCACCACGTGACGCTGAGCAGCGAACACCCTGACCTCGCCGGAACCCCACCGCGACCCCGCCCCACCGGGCCACTCGCGGAATCAGATAGCCATGTCCACTACGTCGAGACAGCCCCGCCGCCGGGCGGAGGTGACCCAGTTCCCACGGTCACGCACACGTGGGGTCCCGGACCAGAAGGCGAGCCCGCCGGCTGGCAACCCGCCACGCACGGAAGCGGTCCTGGTCGCGTCAGGTGGAGTTCCGCCTCTCGGCAATGGGTCTCGGCACCCGAGTAA
- a CDS encoding PAAR domain-containing protein: protein MHPPSLIPPAPVPVPLPSLGNISLATCASVLIGGLPAARAGDMGAAMTCGSLSPTFEIVTGSSNVFIGGARAARAMDLTLHCNPLQAIQPKAVKALVAMGAAGAVLGAVGAATSAMDSSASAAEGNAAAAAGQALAAATGAAQAALDVAALALSMLAGKDPGVAPGFGMMVPAQANVLIGGVPIPNDLQIAAPLFRAARRLAGRAMQRLRRRPGHGPDDPVRAGGVQTCPR, encoded by the coding sequence ATGCACCCGCCGAGCTTGATCCCGCCTGCCCCAGTCCCCGTGCCGTTGCCCAGTCTGGGCAACATCTCGCTGGCAACGTGTGCCTCCGTTCTAATCGGTGGGCTACCTGCGGCGCGCGCCGGAGACATGGGAGCGGCGATGACCTGTGGCTCACTCTCGCCCACGTTCGAGATCGTCACCGGGTCCAGTAACGTGTTCATCGGGGGAGCGCGAGCGGCGCGCGCGATGGACCTGACGCTGCACTGCAACCCGCTGCAGGCCATTCAGCCAAAGGCGGTGAAGGCCCTCGTCGCCATGGGCGCGGCAGGTGCCGTGCTGGGTGCCGTGGGGGCCGCCACCTCGGCGATGGACTCGTCGGCCTCGGCCGCGGAAGGCAACGCGGCGGCCGCGGCTGGACAAGCGCTGGCTGCGGCCACTGGCGCGGCGCAAGCTGCGCTCGATGTGGCCGCGTTGGCGCTGTCGATGCTGGCCGGCAAAGACCCTGGTGTGGCGCCTGGGTTCGGGATGATGGTGCCGGCTCAAGCCAACGTGCTGATCGGGGGTGTGCCCATCCCGAACGACCTCCAGATCGCCGCGCCGTTGTTTCGTGCTGCGCGCCGGCTGGCGGGGCGGGCCATGCAGCGGTTGCGGCGGCGGCCGGGCCACGGTCCTGATGATCCCGTGCGCGCGGGCGGAGTGCAGACGTGTCCACGCTGA